A DNA window from Arachis duranensis cultivar V14167 chromosome 3, aradu.V14167.gnm2.J7QH, whole genome shotgun sequence contains the following coding sequences:
- the LOC107479670 gene encoding F-box protein At1g67340-like: MAGSSKTNRKKGNVPIEHECQLNLLPRDIWVRIAAKVASNSIHDLFNMQVSCKVFLDAASSEAVYQHATMRVILLVSFLFYLDRSKRRFLDHCIEAENADAILRLGLTEYFWIACRGIAMELLARASTEGSVEAGYLFAMLLLCDHEDEEEVQRGVEMLEFIRTSGKVERCREFFADIFWERWVDERPSDPRHAVACWSTNCFTRSTMADVNDVSRVSCVHRLADYNVRVFLEMFRFY, from the coding sequence ATGGCTGGATCTTCCAAGACAAATAGAAAGAAAGGGAACGTGCCAATTGAGCATGAATGTCAGCTGAATCTTCTTCCTCGTGATATATGGGTGAGGATTGCCGCTAAGGTTGCGTCGAATTCGATTCATGATCTGTTCAACATGCAGGTGAGTTGCAAGGTGTTCCTGGATGCAGCGAGTTCCGAAGCTGTGTACCAACATGCGACGATGCGAGTTATACTGTTAGTgtcctttttattttaccttGACCGGTCGAAAAGGAGGTTCCTCGATCACTGCATTGAAGCAGAAAATGCAGATGCTATACTCCGACTAGGGTTGACAGAGTATTTCTGGATTGCCTGCCGTGGCATTGCGATGGAACTGCTTGCTAGGGCCTCGACAGAGGGCAGCGTCGAAGCAGGTTACCTGTTTGCCATGTTGCTACTGTGTGATCATGAAGATGAGGAAGAAGTGCAAAGGGGTGTTGAAATGTTAGAGTTTATCCGTACTTCTGGAAAAGTCGAAAGGTGTAGGGAGTTCTTCGCAGACATTTTCTGGGAGCGATGGGTTGACGAGAGACCATCGGATCCGAGACACGCCGTGGCTTGTTGGTCCACCAATTGCTTTACCCGCAGCACCATGGCTGATGTGAATGATGTGTCTCGTGTCTCGTGTGTGCACCGCCTGGCGGATTACAATGTCAGGGTTTTCTTGGAGATGTTTAGATTTTATTGA